The following coding sequences lie in one Onychomys torridus chromosome X, mOncTor1.1, whole genome shotgun sequence genomic window:
- the LOC118574350 gene encoding transcription elongation factor A protein-like 3 produces the protein MEELRGENEGKLEKEGKPEDEVESEDEEKSDGEEKPDKKGKPARQGKLGEGAKPDEQGQPQDEGKSEKQGKSEGEGKRQGEGKQDSQAKPASEARAAEKRPAEDYVPRKAKRKTDRGTDDSPKNSQEDLQDRHVSSEEMMRECTDMTRAQEELRKRQKVGGFHWMPRDAQDALVPRGQRGVRGVRGGGRGQRGLHDIPYL, from the coding sequence ATGGAAGAACTCCGCGGTGAAAACGAAGGGAAGCTGGAAAAGGAGGGAAAGCCGGAAGATGAAGTAGAGTCTGAAGATGAAGAAAAGTCAGACGGGGAAGAGAAGCCAGACAAGAAAGGGAAGCCAGCACGCCAGGGGAAGCTAGGGGAGGGGGCAAAGCCAGATGAGCAGGGACAGCCACAAGATGAGGGCAAGTCAGAAAAGCAGGGCAAGTCTGAAGGGGAGGGCAAGCGCCAAGGGGAGGGCAAGCAGGATTCCCAGGCCAAGCCAGCCAGCGAGGCGCGAGCCGCAGAAAAGCGCCCTGCTGAAGATTACGTGCCCCGGAAAGCAAAACGAAAAACAGACAGGGGGACAGACGATTCTCCCAAGAACTCCCAGGAGGACTTACAGGACAGGCATGTAAGCAGTGAGGAGATGATGAGAGAGTGTACAGATATGACAAGGGCGCAGGAAGAgctgaggaagaggcagaaagtgGGAGGTTTTCACTGGATGCCAAGAGATGCACAGGATGCGCTAGTCCCCAGGGGCCAGCGGGGAGTCAGGGGAGTGAGGGGCGGAGGCAGGGGCCAGAGGGGCCTACATGACATCCCATACCTTTAA